From the Kitasatospora atroaurantiaca genome, the window TGTTCAGCGTCCTCACCATCGAACAGGGCCTCGTCCCGCCCACCGCCAACCTGAAGACCCTCGATCCCCGGCTCGACATCACGGTCGCCACCGCGGCGACCGCGCAGCGAGTCGACCTCGCCCTGAGCAACTCCTTCGGATTCGGCGGCCAGAACGCCGTGTTGGCGATAGCCGCTGCCTGACCGGCAGTCTCCCCTCCCCTTGGAGAATCCTCATGTCATCCAGCAGCACCTCACCCGCCAGACCCGGCGCCGCGGCGCGCCTGGGCACCGGCCACATCGTCTTCCTGATCGTCGCCGCCGCGGCGCCGCTGTCCGCCATGGTCGGTACGGTGCCGCTGGCCTTCGCGATCGGCAACGGCGCGGGCGTCCCCGCCGCCTTCGTCTTCGCCGGCGCGACCCTGCTCTGCTTCTCGGTCGGGTACGCCGTGAGCGCCCGGCGTACCGGAGGCTCCGGCGGCTTCTACGCCTCCATCGCCGACGGCCTCGGCCGCCCGACGGCGGTCTCGGGCGGCTTCCTCGCCGTCCTCGCCTACAACTGCGCGACCGTCGGACTGGTCGGCGCGCTGGGCTACTTCACCAAGCTGGTGCTGGCCGGCCACGGCATCGACGTCCCCTGGGAGCTGTGCGCGGGCGTGGGCGTGGCCGCCGTCGCCGTCCTCGGCTACCGGGAGATCGCGATCAGCGCGCGGGTGCTGGCGGTCCTGATGCTGGGTGAGATCGGCATCCTCTTCGTCCTGGACCTGGCGGTGCTGGCCAGGCACGGCATCCACGCCCTGCCCGCGGCCTCCTTCGCGCCCAAGGAGGTGTTCGGCCAGGGGCTGGGCGTCTCGGTCATGTTCGCCTTCGTCTCCTTCATCGGCTTCGAGTCGGCCGCGCTCTACGGCAAGGAGGCCAAGGACCCCAAGCGCAGCGTGCCGCGTGCCACGTACATCGCCGTCCTGCTCATCGCCGGCTTCTACGCGCTCACCAGCTGGGTCGCGGTCGGCGCGGTCGGCAGCGACAGCGTGCGCAGCACGGCCACCGAGCAGATGGGGAACCTGTTCTTCGGCCTGGGCACCGACTACCTGGGCAGCACGGGAGCCACGCTGCTCGAGGTGATGCTCTGCACCAGCCTCTTCGCCGCGACACTGGCCCTGCACAGCGCGGCCAACCGCTACGCCCAGGTGCTCGCCGACGACGGGCTGCTGCCTGCCGGGCTGGGCGCCGTACACCCCAAGTACGGTGCGCCGCACCGGGCGAGCCTCGTGCAGAGCGTGGTCAACGCGCTCGCCGCGACGGGCTTCGCGGTGGCCGGCCTGGACCCGTACGCCGACATGACGACCAGCATGCTGGGCCTCGGCACGCTGGGCATCGTGGTGCTGCAGGCGCTCGCCGCGCTCTCCGTGCTCGGGCTGCGGCGCCGGGCCCCCGGGCTCGGCTGGTGGCAGGGGACGGTCGCGCCGCTGCTCGGCTTCCTGGGCCTGGCGGCCACGGTCTGGCTGGTGGTCGGGAACTTCGACCTGCTGACCGGTACGCAGTCCGCCGTGGTCGGCCAGCTCCCCTGGGTGCTCCCGGCACTGGCCGTGATCGGCCTGGTCTACGCCGCCTGGCTGAAGTCCGCCAAGCCCGACCGCTACCGCAACCTGGCCCAGACCCACCGCAGCGCCGAGCCCGACCGGACTCCGGCCGTGGAAACCCCGGAACCCGTTCTCGCTTAGGGGCAGCTCCCCAGGGGCGCGGGGGAACTGCGCTGCCGGCCAGGCGCCTCCGTAGAGGACCGGTCCCCGCGGTTCCTCGCAGGTGGGAGCAGCTCCTCAGGGGCGCGGGGAACTGCGCGACAGACCATGCACCTCCGTAGAGGGCTGGTCGCGCGCGCAGTTGATCGAGCAGAGCCCCGCGCCCCCGGGTGCTGCATGGCCGATCGGGTGCCCAAGCGCTGCGGCGGTGAGAGTGCAACTGACTGACGATCCGTGAAGGAGAGCCCTGTGCACGA encodes:
- a CDS encoding APC family permease, with the protein product MSSSSTSPARPGAAARLGTGHIVFLIVAAAAPLSAMVGTVPLAFAIGNGAGVPAAFVFAGATLLCFSVGYAVSARRTGGSGGFYASIADGLGRPTAVSGGFLAVLAYNCATVGLVGALGYFTKLVLAGHGIDVPWELCAGVGVAAVAVLGYREIAISARVLAVLMLGEIGILFVLDLAVLARHGIHALPAASFAPKEVFGQGLGVSVMFAFVSFIGFESAALYGKEAKDPKRSVPRATYIAVLLIAGFYALTSWVAVGAVGSDSVRSTATEQMGNLFFGLGTDYLGSTGATLLEVMLCTSLFAATLALHSAANRYAQVLADDGLLPAGLGAVHPKYGAPHRASLVQSVVNALAATGFAVAGLDPYADMTTSMLGLGTLGIVVLQALAALSVLGLRRRAPGLGWWQGTVAPLLGFLGLAATVWLVVGNFDLLTGTQSAVVGQLPWVLPALAVIGLVYAAWLKSAKPDRYRNLAQTHRSAEPDRTPAVETPEPVLA